A region from the Triticum urartu cultivar G1812 chromosome 1, Tu2.1, whole genome shotgun sequence genome encodes:
- the LOC125532489 gene encoding myb-related protein P-like, producing the protein MGRAPCCQKVGLKRGRWTAEEDHILAKYIARHGEGLWRSLPKNAGLLRCGKSCRLRWLNYLTDKVRRGKFSREEDDLIVKLHATLGNRWSLIANHMPGRTDNEIKNYWNAHLSRQIHSFRHTYTAGNETTITIDINRLSAASKRRGGRAPRSSTKKQPVPEPTKSKEGCSPVRAISSSTSRLPQGDSDQNQPINNITDDMPCSEEATGMDPVDLNGDVLETNYANNSMDQIGILEEGREIEALLSSIGDMPASVLTGIDYGGHSPRVEDLLDMDWEGFASHLFDQQAQNDLLQTAEPQITTGSESDKLESFVSWLFSDAS; encoded by the exons ATGGGGAGGGCACCTTGCTGCCAGAAGGTTGGGCTGAAGCGAGGAAGGTGGACGGCGGAGGAGGACCATATACTCGCAAAATATATTGCTCGGCACGGCGAGGGCTTATGGAGGTCTCTGCCCAAGAATGCGG GGCTACTCAGGTGTGGCAAGAGCTGCAGGCTGCGGTGGCTCAACTACCTGACAGACAAGGTGAGAAGGGGCAAATTCTCTAGGGAGGAGGACGATCTCATCGTCAAGCTGCATGCCACCCTTGGCAACAG ATGGTCCCTGATCGCCAACCACATGCCAGGGCGGACTGACAACGAGATCAAGAATTACTGGAACGCGCATCTCAGTCGGCAGATCCACAGCTTCCGGCACACGTACACCGCTGGCAACGAAACCACCATAACCATCGACATCAACAGGCTTTCCGCCGCTTCCAAGCGGCGAGGCGGCCGGGCGCCCAGGAGCAGCACGAAGAAGCAGCCGGTGCCTGAGCCCACGAAGTCAAAGGAAGGCTGTAGCCCGGTCCGTGCCATATCATCATCAACATCAAGGCTACCTCAGGGCGACTCGGACCAGAACCAGCCCATTAACAACATCACTGATGATATGCCCTGCAGCGAGGAGGCCACGGGCATGGACCCCGTAGATCTGAATGGTGATGTCCTGGAGACCAACTACGCCAACAACTCAATGGATCAGATTGGGATTTTGGAGGAGGGAAGGGAGATTGAGGCCCTGCTATCAAGCATTGGCGACATGCCAGCTAGTGTGCTGACTGGCATCGACTACGGAGGCCACTCTCCTCGGGTGGAGGATCTCCTGGACATGGACTGGGAGGGTTTTGCGTCCCACCTATTCGACCAGCAAGCCCAGAATGATCTGCTCCAGACCGCTGAGCCGCAGATTACAACGGGCTCCGAGTCAGACAAGCTTGAGTCGTTCGTCAGTTGGCTCTTCTCTGACGCGTCCTAA